From Daphnia magna isolate NIES linkage group LG2, ASM2063170v1.1, whole genome shotgun sequence:
GGTAAACTGAGTTAAAGGATCATCATCGGTTGCAGCGCTCTTGAGTTGAAGATTGCCATGGAGGGGCAGTTTGACGACTAAGAAACTGTCCACTTTGtcggcgtagtaacgagtgaCAATCTTAAGATCGGAGACGGTCAGAACTGAATGTCCACCTTCGAGAACTTCAATGGGTCGTGTCAGCAAGTAAATGGATTTGGGTATAATAGCCAATTGGAAAGTCAGGTTGGTCAGCGTAACCACACCGTTGGTAACGTCAAAAACAAAGTGATCGGCACTCTGATTGGCACCAGATTGGATGTAGTGCAAGCGCTGCTCATCGATAGCGCTTTGATCGAAGACGTGCACTTCAGGTGGCAGCAGATTGGCACTGCGGCCAGTCACTAGATCCTCGTACTCGTTTTCGTCTCGATCCACTTCCAAATAGCCGTGCAACGGTGGCTGGTGAACGATGTAAGTCACGTCTTGTCTATTCACGCCCTGCGGATGACTCATTTTCAACGAAGACGCGTCGATTGTGAAACTTGTGCCTGTGTTGAATTGTCAATAACAAGACTAGAGTTCATCCGAAATTCAATTAAACAATGATGTAGTGTATTTACCTTCTTCCACAGTGACCAGTTCATTGTGAAGGACCTTCAGCGGATGCCAGTAACTTTCCGGATAAATTCGAACTTCAACGATGCATTCGTATTCGACTCTCCTGAGGACAGCACGTAATTTAAACCAATCCTTCCCTTCCGTCTGATTCTTGCTTTGATATGTGACTTTCTCCGAAAGAAGTTCTTCTTGGGTGAAAGATTCCATCTTCAAAATGGTAGAGCCGTTCACCTGCACCGAGCCGTGCTGTGGCTGATCCAGCAAGTAAAAAGCCAATTCGTTGGAGTCGTAATCAAGGTTAGACACCATGCCGAGTTGATCGATGCTCAGAGCGGCAAAATAGCCACGACGAACCATCAATCTTGATTGGTTAACCCGTTCAAGAAAAGGCTCAGACGCCTGAACTTCCAGCGTTCCGGTAACGTGGTACTGATTGTCCGTTATCCACCTGATGGATATATCGTTCAGACGTTATAAAACAATACACTTGTTAACGAATGAATCATTTACAGTGTCGTGCGGCCGTATGGGCTTCCAGTGTGGCGGAAGAGGATTTTCCCTTCGTTAACATCCTCCTGGCTGAATTGGAAAACCTTAAAAAAggagaataaaattttttttttaaaggcggGGAAAAGAACTTGGCACAACGCCCATCAAGTCATAAATATCCCATCACGTTTATTAGATGACGAGTAGGTATACGTTGCTCTAGAATTTTAAATGTCGTGACCATCACCGATCAAAACTGGCGAACGAACAAGCACGCAGCGCTACCTATAAAGCGGATGCacatgtttttgaatttcgtggccaaaacaaaaaggattgGCCATGATTTTTCTACGATCGCTAGTTGAACATGAATATCTGGCAAGATCCCATCACGCTGTTTAAGAAGCTCTCAAAAGTAAGTGAAAACGTGCGATTGTTTTTACTTGAACGTCTGGCCTGTCCGTTAGATAGAATCCTCCATTCGATGCTCCACGTGGCGAATAAACAATGCTAGCCGGGCTAGTATCCACATCTGGATCGATGTATCTGGacgtaaaacataaaaatggaTGGCAAATAAAAGATATggcataaaaaggaaaagaaaaaacaccaaaaaaatcatgaaaagATCAAGAGAAATTACCTTAGGATGTCTGAAGTGAGTCGACGTTCCCCATTGGTAACGACGCGCAGGACTTGATCGCCCACACGCAACGGCGGATTATCATTCTTCATGTGCGCACGGATGGGAAACGTGCCAACGTATTGGAAATCCTTGGAGGGATCATCTGGCGATACCCGCGGACGGGCGAGAAACACGAATTTATCGGTGATGGATTCGCTGTCGTCGTGCGTGTAAACGATCCTCTGATCAGTTAGATCGTCCGAGCTAAACCAGCTGATGTTTTTACGCGTCGCGGATCGTTTACCGACGTCCAGCAAATTGAGTTGGCCGTAGGCTGGTTTCTCCAGCACAGTATAATTGATGGCCAACGGGATCGAGAAGCCCAAAAGGCTGACCTGCAACACAGCAGTTTCGCCTTCGTTAACCAATAACTCGCCGATAGTGGCCGTGACAGTCGGCGTATCGTTTCCGGGGCTGTAGTTTATCTCGAAACGTCGCAAGTCCGATGCCAGTCCGGATGAAGTAACGCGGAAACTGAAATGATCCCGCAAAGAGGACAACGTGCGACGCGCTAGCCGGTACTGAAGCCGCTGCGAATTGAGGACACTCTGCGACCATTTGGATCCCGTGTCCAGCGGATTCGATTGCGATTGAATCCACAGCGATCCGTAAAGAGGCGCATCCATCAGAGTGTAAATCACTTCTTCTTCCGCGTTCGACTGAGGTTCGACTACGAACTTCAACAGAGCGCTGCCGATGGCAACCGACTGCGTTGATCCGCCGATGATGCTCAAGCCGCGGTTACTTTCCTCCCGCAAGACAGCATCCAGCAGTTGGAAGCGGAACTGGTACATAATGGGCGAGCGGAAGACTTCCGCCACTTCCAGAGCGACCGAAACGGAGAATTGGAAATCATCTTGGCTAGCCGGTGGTTGAAATCCAGTCGGGAGATGAACGTAACGGATGCGTTCATTACGCTGCAACTGGCCGGAATTGAACCAGTTGATCGATTGCCAACGGCCAGATCTCCACGCTTGAATCTGCCCGTGTTGCGGCGGTCTGGTAATATCGTAACGAATGTCCAGCTCTTGATCAGGAGCGTTGGTGCTGAACGTTAGATTAGCCGCTGTCAGTGCGGCTGAGCCGTTGACCGGCACCACAAGCCCCGTGTTGTTGGCCAGGAATAGTTGCAAGTCGAAAGCGGCGATTCGCAGCACAGCGGTCGGCCCGCTCTCCGCTCCGTCCGATACTCGCAACGCCAATCTGCCATTAGGTGAACCTCGATGAACGTACCAGATCCTTCCTTGATTGACATCCTCTTGCGTAAAGGTGCTAATCGCCACACCTGGTTGAATTTTGTTCTCGATAGAACCTGTAACAGTTGCAATCAGTTTAAAGGGTTCAGGAAATCGTCATAGCAACAGCGGGTTTAAAGTTGTTGATTAGACCCTTTCTCTGGCAACAACAAGCAAGTTATGAATGTTCTTTAtcagctaaaaaaattaaaataaaaggtaGTCATGACGATCGCAGTCTAGCGTAACTTAACTTTTAGTTGAACGAACTACGGGTCAAAAATATGCATTTCGTTTTCCAAGTTCAAGCTCGTTAAAACGGATTGAAACGCTGTACGCATGACGAATCTTCAGTTTGCTATTTTTCACGAGAAACcaggtaaagaaaaaaaaacaaacgagtACAATTTGACTTAACCTATTCGTGATTGGCTCTCCTGCGTGAAACGTATACTAGATGGCTCCGGGAAAGAGACGAAAATAGATCAAGCGGGATCGGTGACCGTTATACCCATCAATGAGCGAATGTCACAACAgttgtaaaataaataaataaatgtttttcattCGATATAACGAAATATCCGTTGGCTGCCAAATTTTATTCACGTGCCAAGTCAAATCACGCGGGATGGAGCATCACGATCCCcatatattaaaaataatgaaaatctaagaaactgctaaagaaaaacaacgtgGAATGACGACATGCATCTCGCACTTGTTACACTCAAGACAGGAACGACTCGCCTAGCCAACAGCTAATTTTTGAATTCCTTTCAATAGttcgtttctctttcttttgttgtgtTGGAATTTGTTGATATCtgttagttttttgttttttgtcttcttctttaccTACAGGATTTTTGAAACATCTCCGTTTTTTAGCTGTCGTCGTCCTCTTTCCTTTGAAATACTTCTCAGCTAGACACTCTCCCCGGACTGTAATAGTTCGTGTCTTTTGTCAGATAGAATTCGATCAAAGTTTTGTGCTGGATTcgagcaacaaaaaaagagcagAAGCGCACagagataaaataaaaagaccgAATAGTGGAATTaaacgaagagaaaaagaaagaaagaaataccATCTTTTCATTTAACGACTGGAAAAGGATCTAAAGGGCTGGGTGACGACAAGGGTGAAACGTCTGTCGTGAAACCGTCATCCACGCATCACGTTCCAGTATATAAAATTGATTAACTCCAACGGTatagtaaataaaataaaaaaaaaagaaagaaaatggtagaaaaaaaaaaaaaatatttgcataTGGATGAAATAGTTTCAAACTCTGCAGTCAACTAGATTTCTATCTCAAGAAGTATGATCTCCGACCCGCGCGTCAGCCGCTAGTAGAAAATGagccaaaaaagaattgactGGAACTTATCCCCGTGTATGTGAACGTcagatccccccccccccctttcgcTGTATTGCTCCTTTCAAGCATCTCATCTCTCTTCTTGGCCTTTTGTCTGCAAAAGTATCAAATGGCCTGGACTCGGCAACATTACGTGCTTTCAGTACGAAAGAAACAGCTGCGCTATAGTCCGCGCCCCGTCAGCGATTTATGGCCATTTAAGCATGCTTGCACGTTTCCTCTATGTAGAGCTGGCACAGTTCTTGCAACACACCAAAGTTAGTCGATGGGAGAGCTTTGAAACTTTAGCTGTTCTCTATTAGCAAAGATATGCTTTGCTCACGGCTTTTGATGATGAGGCGTAATGACGGGGGGGGAgggctgtgtgtgtgtgtacgcgTCTGTGCGGAATCAAACGTAGACAATTAAGAGCAGCGAAATCGGACTGAGTTACACAACTCGCTTACACGCCACCATCACGCTACATTCGGTTTAGGCTATAGCCCACAGTAATTACACGCCATCACGATCCCATTGTTTCTAGATTACCTTTTTATCGTTCACCATCTCGGCTAATGACGTATTCAAATTTCGTGATGATATTTTGGATGATCGCATTTCGACTTAAACTATCAACCTTGCTCACGCAATTACCTCGTTAAAggttaattaaaaaatgaatgttttGGATTTTTCTTGGATGCTTTACCTTCCATGTCGCCATCGCTTTTCGAGTTGAGAACGGAATAGAGAAGATCTTTGGGTTGATTATCCGGATCGAAAGCCGATAGGAGTTCTTGAGTCAGCGCTTTGCGTGTGTGTTTAACCAATCGGAGGACAGCTTTGCCAGGTGACAGCGAAAGCTCCGGAGGATCGTTGACTGGACTGACGGCCAAATGCAGAACGAATCTCTGCCTTTTCTGCAAATAAGCCGGCAGCAGGAATCCTTGTCTGGGGGCAAGTTCCAGTTCCAGCAGGGCGGAATCGCGTAACGTCTCGGAGCCGTCGTGAACGTAACGCACTCGATCGCTATGGACGTCCAGCAAAGTGAAAGTGGCTTCATCAGCACGACGCCACAGCGTCGAGAACAGACGGCCGTACTGTGGCGCTCTGACGACATGGAACATGACACCGGATTCGCGGACCCCGAATTTTTCATAATCCAGCTGCACTTGCAAGTGACGCGACGTCAACGTCATCGAACCTCCTTCCGTCACCTGCGTTGAATAAAACAGCAGCACGTTAGAATGCAGCCGTTCAGACAGGCCCGATCGTGTCAGTTAAGAAGGACGACACCAACAGGAAATTGAACAGCCCGAATACGATGTGCATAATAAACGGCCTTTCGGCAATCACGGGCCAAAGGCTCGCGTCTTTTTGAAAAGGCGTGAAACGTGCATATTGAAACTACTGGACAATGGTTGACGACTTGAAATGCTGCAGCGTTGGCAAACTTTCAAGATATGTACACGTACATGCAGTACAGTATGTATGGACTGACCTGAACAGGAGAAAGATTGAGGACAGGCGGTTGTGAGTCGGAACTGGTGCCGGAAGACGGTCCCGCCATGACGGAtgtgctgctgctggtggcggTCGCCTTGTAGTTGATGAATTCCGGTTTAGTGCACGGCTGTTGCGGGCACTCGCAACGGAAATGATCCAGACCGTCTTGCGAACACTGGGCGCCGTCCACACACGGCGATGGGTTGATAGACGTGCAAGGATAATGCCATTGACAATCGGCCGAAACATGTCGTGTCACGCGGGCATCGCGTAAGCCTAACAAACGGCCGTCCAATTCCAAACGCCGGATGCAACCGCGTAGACTGCTGTTGGCCGTCCGCACGCCTTGAGCTAAAGCTCTTCCATGACGGGCCGGTTCGACTCCCGCCAAATAGATTTGTCCGCTCAGTTCCAGATATTTATTAGAAGGCGAAGACGTTAGAAATCCCGAATCACgaccgctgctgctgctgctcgaGCTGGAACGACCGTCGATCTTCAGTTCGACAGTTCCGGCCGCCAGGTGGAGCTCGACTTGATGCCAAAGCCCATCGTTGACGGCTTGATCGCTAAACAGATCCACAGCGCTGCCTCCGCCCGCATCCAAACTGACTCTCAAATGTCCCTCGACCAGTTCGACGGCCGCGAAATCCGGTTTGGCTGGAGGTCCGCTACTGTACAGCAGCACGCAATCCCTGCTCTGTGTCTTGAGCTGGAAACGGACGGTCGAGCCCGTCTTAGCGATGCCCGTGCCACCGAACGACACGTAAGAATCGGCCGACAAGAAGCTCATGTCCTTGTCGGACGTGGCATCAAACTCGGCGCTGCAATCCCAGCTGACAGCGAAGGCGACGGCAGCACTTCCGTCCGCCTGCGACACACGGCCACCGTGAATGGAATTCACAAATATAAAATGAGGAAAATCAGCTTCAAAGTCAAGAGACACATGTGATATATGCTCCGTGGAGCTGAGGAAATAAGAGTCTGCATATAGTAGACGTCAGTTGAATATCAGGTTGACGTCGCCAGTCGTTTTGACGGCTGTTTAAGTCAACCGACGTTCAGCGTTCCATATTTTGTGGGAAGAGGTACGAGAGTAATTCGGCTAAGTCTAGATGTCTCGACGCAAACGAAttgtttttgggttttttctcttgttttcgAAAGCGAgatagagaaagaagaaggcgGCAATAAACCTGTCTGCTGTTGCCGTACTTAATGATCTAAGCGGTTACAGCTGTTTCATGGGCTATTCTGTCATATAGCAATAGATACAGTATATGCATCGGTCGCTGCATCCATTCAGAAAATCTTGAACAAGGCATTTATTTAGCGGCTATTTGACTACGTTTTTTCTAAGTTTCTTTTATGCCGCATACATAATCCTGTATACACACCAAAGTCCCAATAAAAAGTGCTCGTTCGTCTTTTCTCAgatcttattttttaaaaaggacaTTTTGccctccccccccaaaaaatggtTGTGTACGTCGAGTGGAGGAGAGATACAAGTCAAAGTAAATTGGCTAACGGCGCTTCAGACTACTGCAGTTTTATAGCTGTCGAGATAAATCAATCACGCGCACACTAAAACATGGATAGCCATAAAGGTGAATTCTATCTAGTATAACTGAAATATCCACTTGTGTTATAGCCTGTCTGGTTGTTTACACGGACAATCACAACAACCTCAACCcccttttgattttatttttttgttctccaaCGATTTTTAGCACGGCCATATTTATT
This genomic window contains:
- the LOC116917163 gene encoding chondroitin sulfate proteoglycan 4; the protein is MKTVGTTSNHAVTMIVMAFFWISLSHVRAASFYGSSYIALPLQEARSATDLSFRFRTSRSDALLFLAAGRTDYCLVVLQAAALKVRINLGAGEAEVATPRGLRLDDLAWHDVRIHRKDADFTLTVDGLHSSKLKLPGRFYELNIHYGLFVGGLGDFREIFLGLWDNFRGCLNDLHYNGVDVLAKAKEREKSGSASSASTAVVQADGSAAVAFAVSWDCSAEFDATSDKDMSFLSADSYVSFGGTGIAKTGSTVRFQLKTQSRDCVLLYSSGPPAKPDFAAVELVEGHLRVSLDAGGGSAVDLFSDQAVNDGLWHQVELHLAAGTVELKIDGRSSSSSSSSGRDSGFLTSSPSNKYLELSGQIYLAGVEPARHGRALAQGVRTANSSLRGCIRRLELDGRLLGLRDARVTRHVSADCQWHYPCTSINPSPCVDGAQCSQDGLDHFRCECPQQPCTKPEFINYKATATSSSTSVMAGPSSGTSSDSQPPVLNLSPVQVTEGGSMTLTSRHLQVQLDYEKFGVRESGVMFHVVRAPQYGRLFSTLWRRADEATFTLLDVHSDRVRYVHDGSETLRDSALLELELAPRQGFLLPAYLQKRQRFVLHLAVSPVNDPPELSLSPGKAVLRLVKHTRKALTQELLSAFDPDNQPKDLLYSVLNSKSDGDMEGSIENKIQPGVAISTFTQEDVNQGRIWYVHRGSPNGRLALRVSDGAESGPTAVLRIAAFDLQLFLANNTGLVVPVNGSAALTAANLTFSTNAPDQELDIRYDITRPPQHGQIQAWRSGRWQSINWFNSGQLQRNERIRYVHLPTGFQPPASQDDFQFSVSVALEVAEVFRSPIMYQFRFQLLDAVLREESNRGLSIIGGSTQSVAIGSALLKFVVEPQSNAEEEVIYTLMDAPLYGSLWIQSQSNPLDTGSKWSQSVLNSQRLQYRLARRTLSSLRDHFSFRVTSSGLASDLRRFEINYSPGNDTPTVTATIGELLVNEGETAVLQVSLLGFSIPLAINYTVLEKPAYGQLNLLDVGKRSATRKNISWFSSDDLTDQRIVYTHDDSESITDKFVFLARPRVSPDDPSKDFQYVGTFPIRAHMKNDNPPLRVGDQVLRVVTNGERRLTSDILRYIDPDVDTSPASIVYSPRGASNGGFYLTDRPDVQVFQFSQEDVNEGKILFRHTGSPYGRTTLWITDNQYHVTGTLEVQASEPFLERVNQSRLMVRRGYFAALSIDQLGMVSNLDYDSNELAFYLLDQPQHGSVQVNGSTILKMESFTQEELLSEKVTYQSKNQTEGKDWFKLRAVLRRVEYECIVEVRIYPESYWHPLKVLHNELVTVEEGTSFTIDASSLKMSHPQGVNRQDVTYIVHQPPLHGYLEVDRDENEYEDLVTGRSANLLPPEVHVFDQSAIDEQRLHYIQSGANQSADHFVFDVTNGVVTLTNLTFQLAIIPKSIYLLTRPIEVLEGGHSVLTVSDLKIVTRYYADKVDSFLVVKLPLHGNLQLKSAATDDDPLTQFTYTQLIEKQVLYWHDGSEEANDTLDIVALAGKKESLPATIHIQVRPVDDERPILVNNTGILVWQGSTTVLDKAQLGASDVDTLPQSIEFSFGRADCGYMTSGSNLTDPVTTFTQQQIDLHQIAFVHQGKTNCTVPFNLTDGQSALPSQHHLKISARKMQVRLVRNQRLHVFPMMQQSITSAQLLAVTSGDVLTNRQQNVPRFQVTRPPRLGRLLLEQADGSTKRVTSFTQRDLNQSLVIYEHTEPFADVSVNDSFIIDVMSELSSPLQQQQFNIEISVATMAEGGLDRYLGLVALETEEGGTAIIREKNLNLSGIVQLISSYQGVLATQPPRLRLVLSQAPQHGFVSVSGRRVGLGSEMTAGEISAGRVEYQHDHSDTLDDSIGLTVLLQRPEKGSDRPDILLYNGTLRVTILPVNDQIFHLLTKAPAMTVVERQWRAITAEVLLTEDADTSAKDLIYDVIQPPQFGKLALTAENATIIAGATTGPPLLRFSQDDVNRGRVVFLHDGTMDPRSTFFIFRVSDGHFKADSGVFSIHFEPLTLRFANHSIIGILQGQSTACHC